Part of the Anabrus simplex isolate iqAnaSimp1 chromosome 4, ASM4041472v1, whole genome shotgun sequence genome is shown below.
AATCAGTAGCGCTGACTAACACTGAACCCATGTTTGAATTTGTAACTTTTTAAAAATTCCATAATATTAGTAATGGACAATGCTCTTGCTTGACTCTCGAGACTGATGTCAAAGATCTCGAGACTCTTGCAagaatcagccatatggtactgcctaatagtcctacttttaagaccttcctttctatcacatgtatttttaactatgacaaaaacagcttcatgatcactaataccatctattacttaggtttctctatagagctcatctgataaGTGGTGTCTTCacggtgcactagccgccagcatcttggaaaggtgtagcaatccaactgattagctcactgctacactggggcgaagtgctggtaatttcacaattagaAAGGCTTTGAGGCTGGTTTtcgctgaataaccctgtataatttgttactaactgtagatagaatgtacacctacctggatacttcgCAATTGTTTtagacagggtagcttcttgtgatgcaggccgggTCGGAGGTGTTCTCGTGACTATTCCCGGTCAGTGATATGCgtttttaagtgctggatcatcccagaagtatttctatCGATGTATTATACTCCTTCTATTagagaaactatttaaaatagtttatgttgggtccaccttgccaatacacttttaataattgaaattactttattcattcatacatgattcacgaacaatatgcattcccttcatcagtgaagtcaaatcagGTCACGAgaacaaactattttaaatagtttctttaatatatttagacaagtcaatagggatgaaataaaatacccattatggttaagtttatcaacagtattatactacttttgaacaaacaacacagcgggctgtgctatgttgCATCTCTACAAAATAATTCCATGTCCACAACTTATGTTGCGTTTCAGACATTGTCTTAAAATTGTCACATACAatttagacacaattacacattgcaccatcaaatacctgcttgcttgcttgttgttttaaggggcctaacatcgaaggtcatcggcccaccatcAAATACCGAAGTATCTATTTATGACgtaaatactctataacattgtaaggaactATTTCCTTCGTCACCGTAATATCAGTAACCACAAGCACTAGTCAAATGAATATTGAATGTGGGGGTCTGATAAATaagtgataacgatgtacacctacaatAGCTGtcaatttctgtacttagcctaatcattcgtgtacttaccactgcatacaatgccagaatgagTATCCTTTGTAAGTATGTTATATTGCATCATATTTACAGCGTGGAAAATGCCTACGACTGGCTATTCGCATACTATTTTACTtgacacaaacaacattcagctctgtaTAACTGTATGCCTGTAACGGGCTGTCTGCCGCACAATGCAAAGACAACGCTCTCGAGAAATATCTAGACtttgtctcagactgcccatcaatATATCATGTATTAGAATGTATAATGAAATTCCCTTTTAACTCTTCCAGTAGATTCATGCACGACATGAAAATTAACTTTTTACATCAGGAGTTCCCAAACTGTATATAGAGGGGTCTCGGTTATATGAAAAGACTAAAATATATAATGCAGGCTATACTATTTTCAATAAGGGTACATGTTTTAAAGAATGGAATAAATCATACAATAAAAGAACATATTTCTTATTGTGAAAGCTCTCCCttgttatttaatcttaatttcATTGACAGCCTGATTTGTTATCATAGAGATCTCTCTCCCTTACAGTTTGCAAATGGACTTGGACCACGCCAAGCGATAATGTTCAGCCACTGCAAACCTGGCCGGATGTCGCGTGGACCTCTCTCTCTTATAGTTTGAAAATGAACTTAAGATTGTTGACAAACTGTGAAACAGACATTTTAGCACTCAGTTCGATGAGGCAACAGACAATTACTGTGATGCACATTTCATATTATGTGCGTTTCCCAGCCTACGTGTTTGCACAGATGGTTGTCATTCGCTTAGTGGCCGATGTGATGGTCTCCAAGCACTCATCAAGAGAGAAAGCTGCTGCTACCAGATGGATGCACTGCTTCATACACAGAGAGGCCTTGGTGTTGTAGGAAGTCAATCTTGATTTGATGAAGAACTTAAAATGATATCAGTCATGAATCTGCACTTTACAGAGGAAAATTTAATATaccctcctgttcaatacatacacatctccatcattagatggagtaataatagtcagaCATGTTTAAGATCATAtgagccatcttcagtggaaaaaaaaaaaaggggggggggggggttaaagttatttacaaaatagttactaaaaatatgttaaaaatgtaatgaagaacaaatgaaaaacaaaagagacatgacagaaataaaaacaattcaatatatacacttttccatcattagatggagtaataaacaACTCGTTTGAGACATATTCAGTGAAAAAAGTTAACATTTTACATAACTGAAgctaaaaagtgtgttaaaacctgtgaataaaagaatgaaaacaaatgagataagacagaaacaaacaataagtgTTTATGGTTGAGGACGTGGACCTCTTGTCCAAAAATTTTACAGTGTGATATAATTaaaaaaacaggacaaaatcactgtgttaaaaattcagaattattactccatctaatgatggaaatgtatATATTTAATTGTTTTTCATTCCCACCATGTCTCTTGTTTTACATTTGTTCCTTCATTacgtttttaacacatttttagcaagtattatgtaaattacttaaCCCCCCTTTTTTCccctgaagatggctcaaacaagccgaaacatatttgactattattactccatctaatgatggagatgtgtatgtattgaacaggaagatatattaaattttcctttgtaaagtgaaaaccatcactCCGGAACGATTCTAATATCTTAaaaagacaaagcagttgcagccatgaaagccatgtacgacatcaacaatctacagcagttatccttaaaaacagctatgcgcctatttgacacaacgatcctaccaatactcacctatggaatccacttgatatgggaaagactaacaaagagagacctggccaccatagaaggagttaaggcaaaattcctaaagaccataatgagcatctcaaaatacacgcgttcccgcctaacatacgaactagcacgggaaccctttcttattgaagaactgaggataaaactaccactgccatccacaatgaatgttagaagcacacctagcggagaggcggaagaagagagaagaaattccgctagatttctacagcacagatgccatgttggatcgaaattggacgaacgccaaccagaagctaagacatgtggtaataaaactagcagtacatgggtaccaccataaaatatgtaaaaatatgtctcaTCACGACCCAgatgaaaaatgtgaatgttcactgtgtgatcagttctgtgatatgtatcacatcacaagatgtaaaaacaacaacaaatctctatgcgattatagcaaagactaaaacggtcaataatctttgtaatgcacattcgtgcacttttctaataataataataataataataataataataataataataatatctgcactGGCAAGGGATTCAAAGATACTTCCCTGCTCTACTACTGTAAATCTCAATGGCTTTCTAGTGATATTGCATGTATTTGAACAGTGGACTTATATTTTGCAAGATTTAATTCTTTGAATATGAGCCTCCAGAGCAAGGAATCATGTATACTGCAGCTGCCCAACAAGATTCCAACTTTCAAATGTACCGTAAACTACTCTGTGGAAgaacagtacacacacacaatgtGATTTTGGCCGTTTTCCTATGTGAAATAAGTTTATACAGGAAAAAAGAGATTCAATTAAGAGCAAAATTGAAATTTGTAATTCTGAAACATCTATCAGAACTAACCGTTCAATTTGACAAATATTTTCCTTCAGAAACAGGTGAAGAGAAATGGATTAGAGTCCTGTTTACAATAGAACCAACATCAATCTTCACTACTGATAAGCAGGAAAAGATAATAGACATTCCTGTAGACTGAATAGCTATTTATATTGTGATCTTGGACAAGGGTCCTCTGTGTATCACCAAGATATACCTAAACAAATTCTTATATCACAAGACTGGCAAGTTAGCATGTAAGCAAAATATATCCATACTGGTAGTGTACTGCTTTGAATAAATATTGACCAGGAAATTACTACTAGAGTGCAAGTATGTTTCGATATGCATCTTACTTTATACCTGATTTGAGAGACTGGACAAGGATTCGACACCCACTCTCCAGTTATCAATGAAGTAGTGAAAATAAGACCAAAGTAGGGTACTGGAATAAGGGAGTTTATAATGGTCCTATTGATCTTTCCATAAGCTTTGTTTTTAAGGAGAATAAAGAACAAAATACTGAAGGATAAGAACATCATCATTGTGAATTAGCTTATTTATGTATTATATAGCCTTTAATATCGCATTGGACATTGTTAAAGAGCATATTGTAGTGTAAATAGTTATGGGTTTGTTTGGGTAAAGAATGGTAAATTTTCATGAGGAATGACAGTGGAGTATGAAGTGCTCATAGGCCTACAAGAAAACTGGGTTATGGTACACAAGCCGACCATTGCCAGTTCACCTGTAGACAGATGTTGGGGAAAACAGAAGGGAGGAGGCTAAGGAggaggtggtaattttccacgctGGTACCAAATCGAACCACAGGGATGTCATGTTAAGTACTTATGATTTTACACCTTTAACCACAATAAAATAAATCCATGTCACCACTTGTAACTATGAGGAGCACATTCCTGCCATGACCAAAAGTGTATTTTATAATAAGGATAAGGTATTACAAACTTTGGCAGAGAGAAGGTCTATTTCTATATGCAAATTTAATAATCTAGTTTCCTGAGACAGGCTGCTGTGTATTTAACAGGATAGATATCAATACAATGAGTCCGGAAAGAAAAACAGAAGTTGTATATCAGTAATTAAAGTCATGAAACATACCTGCTGGATATATACAACTCATTTAACCATAACCAACGTTACTGTCCTTATCTTTAAACGAAAAACGACCAATTCGCCAGGAAATCCTTAAAATAAACACAATACTGCCATAAAATAACGCACCCCGTCGAGGTAAGATCCAATCCTTGCCATAACGAAACAAAACTACTTTTAGGACAGTAATACAACACGATCATCACATAAAGATGTCAAATTATTGAGCGAATAATAACACACAAAAGTGGTATGTTTCCTTCGTATGTCGATGCAAGGACAAAACTTAGGTAAAATTGCGGTCACTGAACTAGTTTTGTCTACGACCCTGACACTGCCATTGCCCCCTGAGCTGTGTCAAACACAAAAATATGACATAAAACTTGACCAATATTGCACTTACCCCTATCACTCCCTTCCATTACGACGTCTTCTGTTCGTAAAAATTTTCACAACGAAAATAACtcaaaaaatcaaataataaacaCTATTGTACATATTTCACCCCACTTTCTAACAAACATGGCCGGATATCAGTCGGAACACCTCAAGGTCGTTGAACTATATAAAATAAGTAGTTCTCAATAATTTTGAACGACATCTATCCAATACATAATATGAAAACATTACTTTTCCGATGAGTGATCAAGGACTTTTTTATTCTGTCATATATGATCCAATGTATAGAATAGCTGACTTGACTTCTTTAGTCAAAACTTTCCCCTTGTAAACAAACATCTGACACACTGCCATGCGGATGCACCCTCGGGATGTGTAGCCCGTTGATGCATTGATTTAGTCCAAGGAATTATTCTTTGAAATAGGACGAATTTTTTATTTGTTGTTCTATGCTATCATTAAATGATTGAAAATATGAAGAGTTTACACTACCAAAAGTTTTCAAACTCATTGTTTGAAGGCATATGTGGATTACGTTTGATAAAAGCAGACTGTTGTATCTACCAGGGAATACAGGCTTTCTGAATTATATATTGCTAATCCTATCCATGATTATTGCATAAATATTTCGATCATAGTTGTGATTAATTttgtggcaatttttttttttctcttcatgaAAGATGAACGTATCACGTGTGTATATAACAAAGTGCTCGAAAGTGAGGATGAAATATCTGATATTGGGCGTGTTTATTGCGCTACTGTATTTTGGTGCCTTTACTCATATTTTTGAGgttgatttttatgaacatttcTCGTATCCACTGGATGGCGATATACGCCAGTACGTCGAACTGCTGAAACGCAAAGAACAGCCAAACGTGGAGAAAATTAACGTTTATAACTATTCCTTCGTATCCACGTGCAATCGTAAATGTAAGACCAGTGATAAGGAACGTCTCCGTCTTGTATACATCATTAAATCAGCTCCTCATCATTTTGATAGAAGAGTCGCTATACGAAACTCTTGGGGCTATGAACGTAGATTTTCTGATGTTCCCATTCGGACAATTTTTGTGTTAGGAGTTGTTCTTGACAATTCGCATCTACAGATGGAAATTGATGAAGAGCGAAACAAGTATGGTGATATTGTTCAAGCAGAGTTTGTGGatacatattttaataatactattaaaacaATGATGGGATTTAAATGGGCAGTGCAGTTTTGTTTGAATTCTAAATTTTACATGTTTAGTGATGATGACATGTATATCTCTACTAAGAATGTTCTTCAGTTTATTCGCAATCCAACTCAATACCCTGAGTATCTACAAACCCCAGTGTATTCTTTGAAACAGAGAAAAAAACGAGCATTGGACAAGGGAAATAGAGATTATTTCAGTAGTTTTCCATTAATTCAAAGGCATATTAATCAAGTAATGGACTTTGAACTTCCAGAAGATGCAGTATTATTCGCTGGTTATGTATTCATCTCCGCTCCACACCGTCATCTAACTAGCAAATGGTATGTTCCATTGTCAGAATATCCTTATCACATGTGGCCCCCTTATGTTACTGCTGGAGCATTCATTCTCTCTCACAGTGCATTAATGGATATGTATTATGCAAGTTTTTATACAAAACATTTTCGATTTGATGACATCTTTCTTGGGCTAGTTGCCAAAAAAATTGGTATTGAGCCTTTTCATTGCAAGGAATTCTATTTCTATAAAAAAGACTATAATGTGTTTAATTATAAGTATGTTGTTGCATCGCATGGGTATGACGATCCCAATGAATTGCTTAAGGTTTGGAATGAGCAGAGAAGTTCTGGCCATGCTTAGGATATGGCTGTTATGGTCACAGAAAGATGCTGGTACCAGTAAACAGAATTTTACATTAGTTTCTATTATGCTGAGGAACTGTGTGCTCACAGTTAAAAAGGATCTAAGTTTAGCTTTTGTGCTGAATTATTGCTCATTGTTTTTCAGAGTTGTTCCATTTATGTAAATATTCAGATTACTACAAGATCTTGTATATTTGAGATATATATCTGTAcaaaagtataattatatttttcaGTAAAACTTGGTCTTATTTATATTACAAACTAAATTACCTGTGAAAATTAGGGGGGAATTTTTTTTGTTCTTTTAACATATACGTGTATGTCTCATTTTACAACAGCTACCTTAGTTAATAATGATATTAATGGTTTTACATACCATTAACTaaattttttacagtttttggtGATGCCACTACCTTGGCTATATGCACACAATGAGTGAAGGGAACAACAGCTTATTTGAATGAGTGCTCACAAAAAcaggctaaccaacattttgtcagaacagagataaatcaatttttgcaaatgtcaaaaaacaaaaattataccataaaaataatatttgtttcattattttatcttgatgtagtacctttaaattatcaataccatatattggaactgtattaaaaatgaaaagtgcttggaaaaataggaatataaaaaatggaagaaaattgacttctgcgttgacctagctgtagttaatagtttaccttagatttgtgtctgtctgttaggtcatcaacacagaggctggttggatcctcaaatagcaccaccaatggttatgcggctataagaaaaccgcaaaaaccaatggcagcaccagaatgaggcgtactaggcaagacgaggagtgaggtagtttgccattgctttcctcactgggtcagaaagtgctattgcagcgcgACTCACCCTATgcgcaacacctttcataacactcggatgcactagtagtgctctgaatgccattccccagcagctttcatattgtcacagccatggatgtgactgggacttcggtgaaagctacactttactccggcctgtgccaagagatggatacaaaagtactgtatccaccaagaaatggcagcaggcaacttaGATTTGTAACCAAATTTATTTTATGATCAAACGATACAAAAAAAGGTGTTTCATACAGTAAACTAAACATAAAGATGCCggcccccatggtgtaggggtagcgtgcctgcctcttgcccggaggccccggcttcgatttccggccaggccagggatttttctcttgacctgagggctgattcgaggtccactcagcctacgtgattagaattgaggagctatctgacggtgagatggcggccagaCCAgacgacccctcataatctgcagggcttcgggctgagtagcggtcgctgggcaggccagagcccttccaagggcataAGTGCTGTGGTTTTTTtagacataaagatgcttcagacttattttAAAATATGACATAGGCtaactttccctcatgggacaatcatcattcatatgggtcatattctaatgcattggaaaatgattcctcagtcacctcttggccattgccagctgtcagttctctgtaatactggtgatatacTGCAGGGATatattcaagtagctcaagcaagtccttaagctttgctggatttattggccttgtaacactgtactttggtgacagctgaacactagcaagtgatggccgaccaccattactgttccttttgtgaaggtcaacacaatcatattcctcaacaataccatataaatattttaaaaatacttaaatggtacatctttcataaatagtatgcctgaaactttactaattagtactctttgcttatttacagttaccattctcttggttaatttttctagcaaaggttgagtgctcacaaacttatcacttgtcatcatttttactacttgaaatggctttcttactctagctctttttactaaaaccttccattcatctggcacaaaaacacaagaaacactcacagcctctagtatacatgagcataaggtttgctaacctacatatacagcaatGCCTTCTTTACAGCTTCCTCCGTAAACGTCTGTTAGgccgattttgcaataacaaaattggcctaaataaaatggcataaaattcaaagcgttgtatctcatcacacaggattgcctTATGATAGCCCAACTCTcagaagatactttgaaccttccgcaattgatggcagcacatctaattttttccaaattttttGGATAGCccatttttgcgagcacccattcaattctACTTTTCATCCATTGATGAATGAAACACTATGTATGGTCATACTTCTTGTAAAGGATGATGAGTCTCCTCAGACTCTTGAGAAAAGTATGCACGCTTCTGACACCCCATAGTACACTAAAAGTGATAACACGCTGTGATGTCATGGTTAACCGGATGAGTCTGGGTGGGTTGGTGTTCGCATAGACATATGCATATACAGGAAGAAAAGTGGTAGGAAGTCTAATTTACCCCAGTCAACGTATGAGGTGGATAACAGAATTTGAGCCTTCAATTTATGGTGGTTGAGAAAGATTTGCACCCTTGTGCTCAATTTATTGAATGTAGTACTGGTAGTTTTAGTGCACATTGATGGCTTGAAATTCTAGCATGGGAGTTTTTAACAGTAGTCCTAGGAAATAAAGTACAATGTAATAATTGTTCCCAGTGTATTAGTT
Proteins encoded:
- the LOC136871989 gene encoding beta-1,3-galactosyltransferase brn-like produces the protein MNVSRVYITKCSKVRMKYLILGVFIALLYFGAFTHIFEVDFYEHFSYPLDGDIRQYVELLKRKEQPNVEKINVYNYSFVSTCNRKCKTSDKERLRLVYIIKSAPHHFDRRVAIRNSWGYERRFSDVPIRTIFVLGVVLDNSHLQMEIDEERNKYGDIVQAEFVDTYFNNTIKTMMGFKWAVQFCLNSKFYMFSDDDMYISTKNVLQFIRNPTQYPEYLQTPVYSLKQRKKRALDKGNRDYFSSFPLIQRHINQVMDFELPEDAVLFAGYVFISAPHRHLTSK